The following are encoded together in the Prosthecobacter sp. SYSU 5D2 genome:
- a CDS encoding arylsulfatase produces MSQPKHIVILLVTLLISLPSLSPAQPPSPSRPNIVFILADDLGYGDVQCLNPDRGKIPTPHLDRLAGQGMTFTDAHSGSSVCTPTRYGLLTGRYSWRTRLQKGVLDGGNDDPLIAADRLTVATFLQQQGYATACIGKWHLGFNSESPTLKPDAKTKSKGKDKNAMGRSGLPLGARIIGGPITRGFDLFWGCSNARTMSSLIIQDHVVEDLPTVDMLPRLTRRAVEYLDEQAATAKSGKPFFLYVPLTSPHTPIVPSAEWQGKSGLGKYGDFVMQTDASVGSILAALDRHQLAENTLVLFSADNGCSPQADTAGLEKQGHFASAQYRGYKADIWDGGHRVPFFARWPGTIPAASRSDALICLGDFMATVADVLGQPLAETAAPDSQSFLPLLRATASAQGRSHIVHHSIAGKFAIREGRWKLNLCAASGGWGKPTDEDAKKQGLPDAQLYDLQADPGETTNLITQRLAEAARLLALLKQQITKGRSTPGTDLTNDVEVILPSAASIP; encoded by the coding sequence ATGAGCCAGCCCAAGCATATTGTTATCCTTCTTGTTACGCTGCTCATCTCCCTCCCCTCCCTATCCCCCGCCCAACCCCCTTCCCCCTCCCGGCCTAACATTGTATTCATCCTCGCCGATGACCTCGGTTACGGTGACGTCCAGTGCCTGAATCCGGATCGTGGAAAAATCCCCACCCCGCATCTGGACCGCCTGGCCGGCCAGGGCATGACCTTTACCGATGCCCACAGCGGCTCCTCCGTCTGCACCCCCACGCGCTACGGCCTGCTCACTGGCCGTTATTCCTGGCGCACCCGTTTGCAGAAAGGCGTGCTGGATGGCGGCAATGACGATCCTCTCATCGCCGCAGACCGCCTCACCGTCGCCACCTTCCTCCAGCAGCAGGGTTACGCCACCGCGTGCATCGGCAAATGGCACCTTGGTTTCAACTCCGAATCCCCCACCCTCAAGCCCGACGCCAAAACGAAGAGCAAAGGCAAAGACAAAAACGCCATGGGCCGCAGCGGCCTGCCCCTGGGCGCCCGGATCATCGGCGGCCCCATCACACGCGGCTTTGACCTCTTTTGGGGCTGCTCCAATGCCCGCACCATGTCCTCCCTCATCATCCAGGACCACGTTGTGGAGGACCTGCCCACGGTGGACATGCTGCCCCGCCTCACCCGGCGCGCGGTCGAATATCTGGATGAACAGGCCGCCACTGCCAAATCTGGCAAGCCCTTCTTCCTTTACGTGCCCCTCACCTCCCCGCATACGCCCATCGTGCCCAGTGCCGAATGGCAGGGCAAAAGCGGCCTCGGCAAATACGGCGACTTTGTCATGCAGACGGATGCCAGCGTCGGCAGCATCCTCGCCGCATTGGACCGGCATCAGCTTGCGGAGAACACCCTCGTCCTCTTCTCCGCCGACAACGGCTGCTCCCCCCAGGCGGACACGGCCGGGCTGGAAAAACAGGGCCACTTTGCCAGTGCGCAGTATCGCGGGTATAAGGCGGATATCTGGGACGGCGGCCACCGCGTGCCCTTCTTCGCCCGCTGGCCCGGCACCATCCCCGCCGCCAGCCGCAGCGATGCCCTCATCTGCCTGGGGGATTTCATGGCCACCGTCGCCGATGTCCTCGGCCAGCCTCTGGCTGAAACCGCCGCCCCCGACAGCCAGAGTTTCCTGCCCCTCCTCAGAGCCACCGCCAGTGCCCAAGGCCGCAGTCACATCGTCCATCACAGCATCGCCGGCAAGTTCGCCATCCGCGAAGGCCGGTGGAAATTGAACCTCTGTGCCGCCTCCGGTGGCTGGGGCAAACCCACCGACGAAGACGCCAAAAAACAAGGCCTCCCCGATGCCCAGCTATACGACCTCCAGGCAGATCCTGGCGAGACCACCAACCTCATCACCCAACGTCTAGCCGAAGCCGCCCGCCTCCTCGCGTTGTTAAAGCAGCAGATCACAAAAGGTCGCAGCACTCCCGGCACGGACCTGACCAATGATGTCGAAGTTATTCTTCCATCCGCCGCCTCCATTCCCTAA
- a CDS encoding entericidin A/B family lipoprotein, whose amino-acid sequence MTPTTQRILRLALITGLFAILGTSCNTTRGFGRDVQKTGRHIERAAN is encoded by the coding sequence ATGACTCCAACCACCCAACGCATCCTCCGGCTTGCACTCATCACCGGCCTGTTTGCCATCCTTGGCACCAGTTGCAACACGACTCGCGGCTTTGGCCGTGATGTGCAGAAGACCGGCCGCCACATCGAGCGCGCTGCCAACTAG
- a CDS encoding YihY/virulence factor BrkB family protein, whose product MLRPILKKFISLVAETYRQWDAHGGPRMGAALAFYTAFSLAPLAILVLTLVSLVVERNAAREEIVEQFESFVGSQGAEIMKMILTTTSPHNTSFISTLFGFTVLLVGASGVFAELQGSLNQIWGISSQRHPVFLLVKERIFAFIMVFVLGFLMLLSFLFSAFIGAAGTLLLARFPELDGPWELGNSAFSMVVVTLLFAFIFRVVPDTKITWRDVGPGALFTALLFVLGKHVLGFYFGRSAFASSYGAAGSLVIILVWVYYSAQILFFGAEFTKLYTVRFGSRRPDPKPTK is encoded by the coding sequence ATGCTGCGGCCCATTCTGAAAAAATTCATCAGTCTCGTTGCGGAAACCTACCGCCAGTGGGATGCGCATGGTGGACCGCGCATGGGGGCGGCGCTGGCCTTTTATACCGCCTTCTCCCTGGCCCCGCTGGCCATCCTGGTGCTGACGCTGGTCAGCCTGGTGGTGGAGCGGAATGCAGCCCGGGAGGAGATTGTGGAGCAGTTTGAATCCTTTGTCGGCAGCCAGGGAGCGGAGATCATGAAGATGATCCTGACCACCACCTCCCCGCATAACACCAGCTTCATCAGCACCCTGTTCGGATTCACCGTTCTGCTGGTCGGGGCTTCCGGGGTTTTTGCGGAGCTGCAGGGCTCACTGAACCAGATCTGGGGCATCTCCTCCCAGCGTCATCCGGTGTTCCTGCTGGTCAAGGAGCGCATCTTCGCCTTCATCATGGTGTTCGTGCTGGGCTTCCTGATGCTGCTTTCGTTCCTATTTTCCGCCTTTATCGGAGCGGCGGGCACCCTGCTGCTGGCGCGGTTTCCAGAACTGGACGGGCCTTGGGAGCTGGGAAATTCCGCCTTCTCCATGGTGGTGGTGACGCTGCTCTTTGCGTTCATTTTCCGCGTCGTGCCGGATACCAAAATCACCTGGCGGGATGTCGGCCCGGGGGCTTTGTTCACCGCGCTCCTGTTTGTCCTGGGGAAGCATGTGCTGGGCTTTTACTTTGGGCGCAGCGCCTTTGCCTCCAGCTACGGGGCGGCCGGGTCGCTGGTCATCATCCTGGTTTGGGTCTATTATTCCGCGCAGATCCTGTTCTTCGGCGCGGAGTTCACCAAGCTTTATACCGTGCGGTTTGGCTCGCGCCGTCCGGACCCGAAGCCAACAAAATGA
- a CDS encoding cyclic nucleotide-binding domain-containing protein has protein sequence MPSLTPLLANFTPQELSLLSSFGDSRSYEADEVVIRQGDENDHLYLVLKGQLDVYQDVDGVNKKVASLEAGDSLGEVSVFDPGPASATVCACNETEVWLITRDSLDRLHAANPKVAYRLLSRITTCLSKRLRQMNDKVVDLVNR, from the coding sequence ATGCCTTCCCTGACCCCTCTCCTCGCCAATTTCACGCCCCAGGAACTCAGCCTTCTTTCCAGCTTTGGGGACTCACGCTCCTATGAGGCGGATGAGGTCGTCATCCGCCAGGGGGATGAGAATGATCATCTCTACCTGGTCCTCAAAGGCCAGCTCGATGTGTATCAGGATGTGGACGGCGTGAACAAAAAAGTGGCCAGCCTGGAGGCCGGTGATTCGCTGGGGGAGGTCAGTGTCTTTGATCCCGGCCCGGCCAGCGCGACCGTCTGTGCCTGCAATGAGACCGAGGTGTGGCTCATCACCCGGGACAGCCTGGACCGCCTGCACGCGGCCAATCCCAAGGTGGCCTACCGCCTGCTGAGCCGCATCACCACCTGCCTGTCCAAGCGCCTGCGCCAGATGAATGACAAGGTGGTGGACCTGGTGAACCGGTAG
- a CDS encoding sulfatase has translation MKSLLLLFLAALPFAAFSADRPNILMIAVDDLRPQLGCYGQSQIHSPNLDRLASQGTLFQRAYCMVPTCGASRASLMTSIRPAPKRFVTHLAYAEKDAPGITTLNTHLKENGYHTVSNGKIFHHPEDSAIGWTEPAWRPSPGKPGATAPEDMPKKKAANGPEKSSGQNKGKGKGKGAAKKGKPERGVPYEISPLEDHQLSDGLVAEKTIKDLRRLKDQDQPFFIAAGFFKPHLPFIAPKKYWDLYPEDSIKLPSNYHAPKDAPAESIHNSGELRAYKGIPKTGPLPEDMALNMIRGYQACVSFTDAQIGKVLEELDRLGLTENTIVILWGDHGWNLGEHTLWCKHSCYETSMQVPLIIRAPGFKGGLKTAGLTELIDVYPTLCELAGVPTPAHVQGRSFVPLMKTPGMQWKEQAIGRFMAGDTLRTEEHRFTEYSNNQGQPTARMLYDHTRDPAENINLSEQPAQAETVEQLTARLRSAKGKDGDLPVKK, from the coding sequence ATGAAATCCCTTCTCCTCCTTTTCCTCGCGGCCCTGCCCTTCGCCGCCTTCTCCGCCGACCGGCCTAACATCCTCATGATCGCCGTGGATGACCTCCGTCCGCAGCTCGGCTGCTATGGGCAGAGCCAGATCCATTCACCCAACCTGGACCGCCTCGCCTCCCAGGGCACCCTCTTCCAGCGCGCCTACTGCATGGTGCCCACCTGCGGGGCCTCCCGCGCCAGCCTGATGACCAGCATCCGCCCTGCGCCGAAGCGCTTCGTCACCCATCTGGCGTATGCGGAAAAGGACGCCCCTGGCATCACCACCCTGAACACGCACCTCAAGGAAAACGGCTACCACACCGTCTCCAACGGCAAGATCTTCCACCACCCAGAAGACAGCGCCATCGGCTGGACCGAACCCGCCTGGCGGCCCAGCCCTGGCAAACCCGGCGCCACCGCCCCCGAGGACATGCCAAAGAAAAAAGCCGCCAATGGCCCGGAAAAATCCTCCGGCCAAAACAAAGGCAAAGGCAAGGGCAAAGGCGCCGCCAAAAAGGGCAAACCCGAGCGTGGCGTTCCCTATGAAATTTCCCCGCTGGAAGATCACCAGCTCAGCGACGGTCTCGTCGCCGAAAAGACCATCAAGGACCTCCGCCGCCTGAAGGACCAGGACCAGCCCTTCTTCATCGCCGCCGGTTTTTTCAAGCCCCACCTCCCCTTCATTGCCCCTAAAAAATACTGGGACCTCTACCCTGAAGACAGCATCAAACTGCCCTCCAACTACCACGCCCCCAAAGACGCGCCCGCCGAATCCATCCACAATTCCGGCGAGCTGCGAGCCTACAAGGGCATTCCCAAAACCGGCCCCCTGCCCGAAGACATGGCTCTGAACATGATCCGGGGTTACCAGGCCTGCGTCAGCTTCACCGATGCCCAGATCGGCAAGGTCCTCGAAGAACTGGACCGCCTCGGCCTAACCGAAAACACCATCGTCATCCTCTGGGGCGATCACGGATGGAACCTGGGGGAGCACACCCTTTGGTGCAAACATAGCTGCTACGAGACCTCCATGCAGGTCCCCCTCATCATCCGCGCCCCCGGCTTCAAAGGTGGCCTCAAAACCGCCGGTCTCACCGAGCTCATTGACGTCTATCCCACCCTCTGCGAGCTCGCCGGCGTGCCAACCCCTGCGCACGTCCAGGGCCGCAGCTTTGTACCCCTCATGAAGACACCCGGCATGCAATGGAAGGAACAGGCCATTGGCCGTTTCATGGCCGGGGATACACTCCGCACGGAGGAGCATCGCTTTACCGAATACTCCAACAACCAGGGCCAGCCCACCGCCCGCATGCTCTACGACCACACCAGAGATCCCGCTGAAAACATCAACCTCAGCGAGCAGCCCGCCCAGGCCGAAACCGTGGAGCAGCTCACCGCCCGCCTGCGCAGCGCCAAGGGCAAGGACGGTGACCTGCCGGTAAAAAAGTAA